From a region of the Danaus plexippus chromosome 8, MEX_DaPlex, whole genome shotgun sequence genome:
- the LOC116773294 gene encoding uncharacterized protein LOC116773294 yields MKYLIIISCVLVLNTAGLKIGNKESYLRNEDEGTAMEEDPPIYDLKEAPKLFEKFIKDYNKKYEDDEDYNKHYKNFVSNLEYINEVNSQGRSYSVDITMFTDDDESELEVFTGGFDEDE; encoded by the exons atgaaatatttaataataatatcatgtgTACTGGTACTCAATACAGCGGGCTTAAAGATTGGAAACAAAGAGTcttatttaagaaatgaaGATGAAGGAACAGCGATGGAGGAAGATCCACCGATCTATGATCTAAAGGAAGCTCCCAAATTGttcgaaaaatttattaaggactacaacaaaaaatatgaagacgatgaagattataataaacattacaagAACTTTGTTTCAAACTTGGAATACATTAATGAAGTCAATTCTCAGGGACGATCTTATTCTGTGGACATCACCATGTTTACAGATGACGACGAATCTGAACTTGAAGTATTCACAGGAGGTTTCGACGA gGACGAGTAA